Proteins co-encoded in one Malus sylvestris chromosome 9, drMalSylv7.2, whole genome shotgun sequence genomic window:
- the LOC126634579 gene encoding uncharacterized protein LOC126634579, translated as MHVSKTTWNRSRKPNNGGKTNTGKDFHCTYCDGNTHTVDYCFYLHGFPPGHKFHGKDVKPLNKTRRAAANNAHKEEAKSSTTKEPVDLKFTVDEINQIKAILRGDSKNQVFANTAGFGNEEDDWIGEGA; from the exons ATGCACGTATCCAAGACCACCTGGAATAGGTCTCGCAAGCCGAACAATGGTGGCAAGACAAACACTGGTAAGGATTTTCATTGTACTTACTGTGATGGAAATACTCATACAGTTGATTACTGTTTCTATCTTCATGGCTTTCCTCCTGGCCACAAGTTTCACGGGAAGGACGTAAAGCCTCTAAACAAAACCAGGCGCGCAGCAGCCAATAATGCCCACAAAGAAGAAGCCAAGTCAAGCACTACCAAAGAACCTGTTGACTTGAAATTCACAGTGGACGAGATCAACCAAATCAAAGCTATTCTTCGTGGTGATAGTAAAAACCAGGTTTTTGCTAATACAGCAG GATTTGGCAACGAAGAAGATGATTGGATTGGGGAAGGAGCGTGA